One segment of uncultured Propionivibrio sp. DNA contains the following:
- a CDS encoding OadG family transporter subunit: protein MENLGWGLQMTVLGMGLVFSLLALLWVLLTLVLKLDKEEVEEVSGIEATDEAEAIAAVADDAVGAQTPESHTVHGMAADLVSAIAVAVMKHKMILRGEAAPMMRTAWPGTQPSRWATAGRVRQTNTWTPRGK from the coding sequence ATGGAGAATCTAGGCTGGGGTTTACAGATGACCGTTCTTGGTATGGGACTGGTCTTCTCCCTGCTGGCGCTGTTGTGGGTTCTGCTGACGCTGGTGCTCAAGCTCGACAAGGAAGAAGTGGAAGAAGTGTCGGGCATTGAAGCAACGGACGAGGCGGAAGCCATTGCGGCGGTGGCAGATGATGCCGTCGGGGCGCAAACACCCGAAAGCCACACCGTTCACGGTATGGCGGCAGACCTCGTGTCGGCGATTGCTGTCGCCGTCATGAAACACAAAATGATCCTGCGGGGCGAAGCCGCTCCCATGATGCGCACCGCATGGCCGGGCACGCAGCCCAGCCGCTGGGCAACTGCAGGACGAGTTCGTCAAACCAACACTTGGACCCCGAGAGGAAAATAA